The following are from one region of the Arachis duranensis cultivar V14167 chromosome 10, aradu.V14167.gnm2.J7QH, whole genome shotgun sequence genome:
- the LOC107471423 gene encoding uncharacterized protein LOC107471423, protein MNEVFEVREMPGGTEYAVDLRQQRCDCGEFQVDQIPCRHVFACCANQRLDWRVYVHEVYKMDQVRRVYRARFRPLGNPTTWPVYSGPRFVPNPNLRRVTKGRPRMTRFLNEMDTRILRAPRRCRQCVADGHSRSRCRRSAGVGPSNPG, encoded by the coding sequence ATGAATGAGGTCTTCGAGGTTCGTGAGATGCCGGGTGGAACTGAGTATGCCGTCGACCTCCGTCAACAACGATGTGACTGTGGTGAGTTCCAGGTGGATCAGATTCCCTGTCGACATGTTTTTGCATGTTGTGCGAATCAGCGACTGGATTGGCGAGTGTATGTCCACGAAGTTTACAAGATGGACCAAGTTCGGAGGGTTTACCGAGCTAGGTTTCGGCCACTGGGGAATCCCACAACGTGGCCTGTGTACAGCGGACCTCGATTTGTCCCGAATCCGAACCTGAGACGGGTGACGAAAGGTCGCCCGAGGATGACACGTTTCTTGAACGAAATGGACACACGAATATTACGTGCTCCTAGGCGTTGTAGGCAATGTGTAGCCGATGGACACAGCCGAAGTAGATGCCGTCGGTCAGCTGGTGTAGGTCCCAGCAACCCAGGATAG